The region ttgtgcttttgtaataaaactataatcttttattaaaagttatctttctcccagtctcctcattaagctaaagggaatttctctgcattacgccatcttgttatccagcccgcgatcctgaggttccaacaagggtagtgtaataattcccctatacaaaacagcccttttggtaacagggtCTTCCCATCAGCCCCAAGGCACAAGAGCATCTCCATGCTTGCATCAGGGACATGCATATAAGTAACACACAGTATTCTTACACAGGCTGATTTTTATAAACACACACAACCTATGGGATGGAACAGTACTCAATCATTTACAATGTAATACAGCTTCAGTCTGTGAGCATTTGTGGGGAAGGTGGTTGAGGACTGAACACATAACCAGACGGGAACCTTGGGTAAGGGGTCATCCCCCCCAAAATATGGTGTCAAGACGTTATTTTGCTGAAAGATGAACAGTTTTCAACATTAGTGAGCAGAAATTCAAAGTACATAAGCATAAATAAGCACATAAACATAAGCTTTGGAGCTTGGCTTACATTGTCAGTTCTTCAAAAACTTGGCCATTAGCACTGTGAAACAGGCAAGCAGAACCAAAACAGGCTCCTGAAAACAGCCAAGACACAGTCATGCCAGATACGGTTGCACGTTGGACGCAGGATTAACGGTTAGGTGCTCATGCCAATGCGCCAGGTCTCACACACAAGCTGTAGTATACATTACTGCCTGTAGACCAAGTTGCAAACACACACCTTTCTCTTGCCTGTGCAGGCTCACGGCATCTGACTTTGCTGTTCTTCTCCTGTCATACTCTTGGGCAGCagcccttggaggaggaggaggaggaagccctcTCGACTTGGTGGGTCTCATGTAGCCTTTGATCTGGTTGGGCGCCTTGGCTCGCTCTTCTTTCTTGGTCTCTCTTGCCACTGGGTCACCACGATCAGCAACTGTCTGCAGAACTGGCTCTGTCCCTTGGCCAGCTTCAAGCTCAAGGCCCTGCATGTCCCCTGCTCGGTCAGCCTCCTCCTTGCTGGCTGCCTGCACTGGTGGACTGTGCACTGGCTCGGTCACACTATCTTGCCCCAGATGCTGAGGGGGGTCTTTCGCTTTGCAAGTAGAAGCCACTTCCTCCACAGGGACATCCTCCAGGGCTTTATCTGGCCCTGCTTCATTTCCTAAACTTTGTAGGCACTTAGAGATCTTCTTGTTTTCACCGAGCTGTGCATTCCCACCAACCAGCATGTCTGTTAGAGCCCAAAGTGCTGCAGCTTCGCTCTTGTtctcccagggaggaggacaTTCTGCAGGAGGAGAATTTGTTTCCTGCCCAACAGAGCcacttccttctttgccagcaTTCTGCGCTGCAGCTGGCATtttctgctcctccttccatGACAAACTGGAGAAACTGCGTTCAGAGCCTCGAGTTTCATCCAGGAGGCTTGTTCctccatcctgtgctggaatggggCCAAGCACCCCATCTTTTCCTAGTGGAGCATTTTGTTCTGACAGGGGGCGTTTGCCTTTGTTCCTCTTCTCTCTGGTTTCATCACCTGCTTTTGCCAAAAGGGAAGCCTCTATCATGGCTTCTTTATCCTGTAGCTTTGCCAAATCATCCTGCAGTTCATCCTGACTCTTCCGGTCACCTCCACTGGCATCTTCCAGTATTTCTGCAGGGAAAAGCAGCTCCTTCCTGAGCTCTCCTGCTTCCTTGCCTGCATGTTCTAGGAAGGGGCACCCAACCCCCTGATTTCTGAAAGCAACTTCATCCAGATCGGCAGCACCAGGCAGAGCCAGGGGACCAAACAGACGCATCGTATTCTCTTCCCAAAGCAGCGGATGCCCCAGTGGGAGGCTTTTAATATTTCTGTTTTCATCCACAAACTCCAGTTCTTCCCCTCCATACTCCAGCCCAGCTCCCTTGGGAAGGGGCCCTTCATTTGCTGCAAACTTTGCTTGCACTGGTTGCTCAGGGACAGGCACAGCCACTTTGCTTTTCCCATCACTGCCCCTCTTTGGAGGCTTTGCACTGGAGCCCTGCCCACTTGCAAACACAGAactgccacctcctgcctccttgcttCTATCAGAGGAGCCCTCTTTGGCTGGATCACCCACCTTGGCACCAGGGAACAGGCCTGCTTCTGCCTTGGCTCCCAAAAGAAAGGAAGGCTCCACGCTGGGTCTGCCGtgtctctcctctccctcctctgctcctttAGACGTTTGGTCCACAAGAGGCATAGCCGAGACACTGCCTTCCTCTTGCGCGTCCTTCGCGAGACAGTCCAACCCCTTTCCCTGGTCTTTGCTGATGGATGGAGAGTCCTCTGCTTGGTTCAGCTCCTGGCCAGCTGCAGCCAGCTCTGTAGGGGACACATCAGTTCGCAGCACACCAGATGTGTCCTCCGTGAGAGGCTCCGAACTGGCTCCCTGCTTGTCATCAGCAGAAGACAGCTCTTTGCCTTGGACAAGCTGCTCCAGCCAGGGAGCACCACGATGAACTGGGCTTTCGTTGGCAGAATCCACTTCTTGCAGGCCATCAGTCTTCCTGGTTGGCTTGTTCCCCGATGTGGTTTCTGGTTGGAATGGCTGTTCCAAATGACTTTTCCCAGTTTTTTTGCTCCTCCCATCACCGGTCCTCTTTTTGGGTTTGGCTGTTGACAATGGCAGGCCAGGGTCTGCCACAGTAGGGCCCTCTAAGGAAGTGACACTGGGCCCCTCGCCCTTCGCAGACATGCCAACCTCCTTCGTTTGGGCTGTGTCCTCCAGAGGAGCAGGGCATTCTCCTTCCCTTATTGGAGCTGCTGAGATGAACGGGTATGCTGGGGAAGAGAAGTCGACCCAGTCGCTCTTGCTGGCTGAAACTGCTTTTGGCTTCTCCAGCAGAGACGGGGCAGCAAGAACCAGTGGTTTTGTCACATCTGCAGCTAAGAGGTCAGCTGCCTCTTTGGAGCCACTAGTCTGTGCTGCGGTTTGGTCAGCCTTGCCCATTTCAGCAGAAAGGCGGCCAGTGCTGCTCTCTGTTCCCAGGAAAAATGCTGGCCCCAGTGACCTCCTCGCAGCAGCACTTCTGCtcttccctccactgctccttttctctcccgCCCCTTCAGAGCTGGGAGCCGTCATCTTCGACTCCTTCATGCTGGAGGACCCCACCTCGATGCTCTTGGCAGGGAGGCCAGTTCCACTGGGGGCCTGGACTTCCTCTGCACCCATGGTGGCCTGGTCCAAAGTGAAGAGCCTCTGATCCGAGCCATTTTTAGCCTTTTTGCTTTTGCCATTACTGCCTCTCTTTTTCGGCAGGTCACTGCCAATCCTGGTAATTGCCCCAGGAGGCTGTTCCAGAGGACTGGAGCCACCTCCTTTGTGCACATCAGGGAAAGATTCCTTCATACTGTCAACGGCCTTCACAGGAGCCTGGGGTTGAATGGTCTCTGACCTCAACTTCAAGGCAGAAGGAACTTCTGCTGACCCACCATCAAGCTTTTCTGTTTTCACTGGTCTGCTTCCCTTGGAACTACCCAAGGAAAGCTCTGCAGTGGGGCTTGCCCCCGTGGTGGCCGGTTCTCTCCCCTTGGTTTTGCCAGGGCATCTTTCCTCTTTTGGAACTCCCTGAGTCTTCGCTTCAGCGGGAGTCTTGGCAGCTTCCTCCCCAGGCCGCTCTCTCTGCTGCAGCTTCTCTTCCACCAACCCCTTTCCAGGGGCCAGACTTTCCGGTGCTGCTTCTCCACCAGGAAGCGGGAGCTCCACAGGTGCAACCTCAATGTCTTTGCTCACAGCAGACCTGGTTTCTCTATTTTTGGGAGGGTGGCCCTCCAACTTCCCAGAGAAACTCATTTCCACTGGACTGGTCTGTGCTGGCGGAGGGAGGGGACTTCCTTGCTTATTCTGCTCAGTGCGGTGCCTCAGGCGCTCCTCAGTAGgctctttccttctgcttttcAAGCTCTTGTTACTCGTTGTCTCCACATGGACAAATCCTCCAGTTTTTGCCTCCAAGCCCAGCTGAAATGAGCTTTCCGTTTGCAGCACCTGCTCTTCTTTGGCAGAAGTCAGGGAAAGGTTCTGAGAATCCAGGGGCTCCCACCCCACTCCAAGCTTTGACGTTGCCTTGCAAACGCCTTCTGGGGAGGCAGCACTTGTGACCTCTTCAGTGTTCTTGCAGGGCTCAGCCAAGGGGACCTCAAACTTCCGGGGCTCGGAAACCCACCGCTCAGAATTTTCCTCCCAGGTTTCCACAGCCCTGGCTGGCTGGTTCCTCTTTTGctttgtcttcttcttctttttcttcaaggCTGCCAAAGCCTCCGAATCCCAGCTCTCCAGCAAAACCCCTCTTGGAGCTTCTGCAAACTCAAACGGCTGGCCAGTTGCCTTCCTATGTGGAGCCTTACTCCGAGGAGACGTCCCAGCAATGTAATCAGACTCCTCTCGAGAAATGAGGCTCTCTTCCTGGTCATGAGTCCTCTGGGCTTGGAGACCTACAAGAAGCTCTTCTGGTGCATCCATCACAGGACGACGGGCAGGTTTTGCTCTGCCAGACCTGCGGTGCTCACTGGATTTGTTAGCTTGTCTGACTTGAGTGGGAGGTACACCTGGAATACAGGAAGTTTGCTCAAGTACCAGAGCATTTATTCACCAAGGGGAACTTTTCCGACTCTCCAGAAATCTACACTACTATCAAGTCTCATTTTAAATGGTACAGTTAGGGTACTGATCCTTTGTTTTTTATATTTCATTCTCTCTGCCCCTTGCCAAATAATATATCACAAGTCTCCTGAGCCACCAATTATACATTACTAGGTATTAAGCAACTGCTCGTATGCTTAAAGAGCCCTTCAAATTTTTCCAAAAGGGACGCAAGGATCCATTTTGCTGCTTCACTTAGAAAAGTGCACAGACAAAAACTCTGGAAACAGAAACCTGCCCTTGCAGTATAAGTACAAGGAGAAGGTAAGATACGGCAGAGTGCGAGTACAACTGCATGGAGAAGCCAGGCAGGGCAGGCACCTTGTGATGGAAGGCAGCATCTCCACCAGCAGAAAAAGTCAGTTCTTGTCATGAGGCCATGCCAGCCTCCCCCTAGAGCACCTTAGCCCCAAATTCTTCCCCAGTTTGACAATGGAAGTGCTGCACATTTAAGGTGACGACAGAGGCCATGCTATGTTTCTTGCACAATCACAGACCACTATTGTTAAGGGGTCTGTTACAAAAGTTGTTGTCCTACTGCTATTCCAGAAAACCAATGAATCACAgacttgggaagggggaaggaatgaCTCATTAGGCATCGCAAGAAGATAGGGCAGAAAGGAGATGGGCAAAGCCTTCCAATATGTAGCCCAGCTCCCAGTGTCGTGTTGGCAGCCTAATGAGGGATGCCCAGTTCTGCAAGCAGGGCGCAGAGTGAATAGAAATAAGGAATGGAGTAAGTTGAGGCCACATCTTACTTCAGCAGTGAAGGCAGCACATTTGCCCCTTGGCTGCAAGAGAGGGGAGGAAAAGACACACACTTGGAGCcaaagctcccctcccctcccctccgcaccAAAGACTTACCTGCAGGTTCTTCCTGGGGAACTTTCTGAGGCGGGTCAGGGTGAGGCTCAGGTGCTTCCTTTGGCTTGTCCACTGCAGCAGGAACCAGGACTGGTTTTCCGGGCAGGGGCTCTTTGGGGTCTGGTTTGGGCTGTCCAAAGGCTGCTGATTCTTTCAACTCTGGCAGAAAGACAGCATAAGAATTCATCCAGACATTGGAAGGCTCACACCCAGCGTGTCCCCCACACCAAGCGCACCACCTCTAGATTTAATCAGGTGCAGCTGACAGGGCGAAGGCAAAGCAGGGGCTGGTCGTGCTTGTGAGCTCACCACTGCATCCCATGTACTGCTCCTGGAAGATTCTGTGCTGAACCTGCTTGGCCTAATAGCAGGTACCAAGCCGCACACAACGCGCACATCTGACAAGGCAGATGGGGGCTGCATGGCCTTTGCCAAGCATCCTGCCTTGTATTTTGGgtagaaggaagagaaagagtcCTGCTGCTTTAAATACCCCCACCCAAGAGCTCAGTGCTCCCCTTGCCCCACTGCCACTCCTGATCACAgggctcccaccaccaccacccagaaggggagctctgcttgctGTCGAGACTCAATGCTCACCCGCTGCCTGACTGGTGGGCTCTGGAAGATGCTCCTCGAATGTGGCTGGAGGCAGCTGCAAGGGCTCCTCTGGCCTGTCAGTGGGTTTGCTGGGAGACGGCGGCTGCTGCTTCTCGTCAGGCCTCTCCTGCACAGAGACTGGTTCCATAGGTTGGCTGGAAGAGGAAGGCTCTTCTCGACTTGCTGGGACCGGGCCAGGGGAGACCTTGCTCTCTGCCACTTTCTCTGCTGGCTGGGCAGGAGACACCAGAGCCTCTTCCatttggggggcaggaggaggcgtcGGCGTGGCTTCCTGCACCTGCTTGCTGAGAGGAGCCTTGCTTTCCTCTACCTTTTCTGGGCCGCGAGTGGGAGACGCCGCCTGATGCTCTGCTTTCTGGTCAAGTGGTTTACTCTCCTCCATACGAAGAGTGGGAGATGGCTTGCTCCCCTCCACCTGTTGGCTGGCAAGAGGTTTGGCTGTTGTCTGCTCTGTCTGTGGGCCAGGAGActcctttctttcctcctcctctggacTGGGAAGAGGCTCGCTTGCCACCTTCTCTGCCTTGGGGTGGGGAGACTGGCTGCTGGCCTCCTTTTCTGTGTGCCGGCCAGTGGAAGgtttcctctcctctttctcctgcACAGGAGAACTGCCACCACCAAGAGCTGTGGGCTCTGGAGCCTTTGCCTTCTGCTCCTTCACCACAGCAGCATCCGGAGAAGCTGTGGAAAAAGAGGAGGTGGAAAAAGAATTGACTTGTCCCGTGAGGCACTCCTGCCATCTGATCACCTACAATTTCCCTCTCTTCAGTTTTAGCAGCATCCAATATCAACATTTTGCAACCTCCTCCATCCTTGTCATGCT is a window of Tiliqua scincoides isolate rTilSci1 chromosome 5, rTilSci1.hap2, whole genome shotgun sequence DNA encoding:
- the MAP4 gene encoding microtubule-associated protein 4 isoform X5, which codes for MADFDHNLSLADALTEPPPQIEEEVKRDFIATLEAEKFDDVIGETVGKTDYVPLLDDDDPKAGNQETKTKPHADSVPVERTPVTGQAAVVENGDHGLEGSRKVSPGKIMEEKLSYKEFLDRNDSWTMDDRDRCFDTQPAFKPVDMTEPFKMHREDVLSDLLLLPPEMMNVPPLGDYFGASQEVHAPAREMGPPEDFWLGTQHVVEGQGLPFFESPVPNKYPDAAEMHLPGSFVTGLMDLTGELQAPQTKQVTPIASPGGGAGPALEVEELLGFEPAFDHRALSPKEAVAASPDAAVVKEQKAKAPEPTALGGGSSPVQEKEERKPSTGRHTEKEASSQSPHPKAEKVASEPLPSPEEEERKESPGPQTEQTTAKPLASQQVEGSKPSPTLRMEESKPLDQKAEHQAASPTRGPEKVEESKAPLSKQVQEATPTPPPAPQMEEALVSPAQPAEKVAESKVSPGPVPASREEPSSSSQPMEPVSVQERPDEKQQPPSPSKPTDRPEEPLQLPPATFEEHLPEPTSQAAELKESAAFGQPKPDPKEPLPGKPVLVPAAVDKPKEAPEPHPDPPQKVPQEEPAGVPPTQVRQANKSSEHRRSGRAKPARRPVMDAPEELLVGLQAQRTHDQEESLISREESDYIAGTSPRSKAPHRKATGQPFEFAEAPRGVLLESWDSEALAALKKKKKKTKQKRNQPARAVETWEENSERWVSEPRKFEVPLAEPCKNTEEVTSAASPEGVCKATSKLGVGWEPLDSQNLSLTSAKEEQVLQTESSFQLGLEAKTGGFVHVETTSNKSLKSRRKEPTEERLRHRTEQNKQGSPLPPPAQTSPVEMSFSGKLEGHPPKNRETRSAVSKDIEVAPVELPLPGGEAAPESLAPGKGLVEEKLQQRERPGEEAAKTPAEAKTQGVPKEERCPGKTKGREPATTGASPTAELSLGSSKGSRPVKTEKLDGGSAEVPSALKLRSETIQPQAPVKAVDSMKESFPDVHKGGGSSPLEQPPGAITRIGSDLPKKRGSNGKSKKAKNGSDQRLFTLDQATMGAEEVQAPSGTGLPAKSIEVGSSSMKESKMTAPSSEGAGEKRSSGGKSRSAAARRSLGPAFFLGTESSTGRLSAEMGKADQTAAQTSGSKEAADLLAADVTKPLVLAAPSLLEKPKAVSASKSDWVDFSSPAYPFISAAPIREGECPAPLEDTAQTKEVGMSAKGEGPSVTSLEGPTVADPGLPLSTAKPKKRTGDGRSKKTGKSHLEQPFQPETTSGNKPTRKTDGLQEVDSANESPVHRGAPWLEQLVQGKELSSADDKQGASSEPLTEDTSGVLRTDVSPTELAAAGQELNQAEDSPSISKDQGKGLDCLAKDAQEEGSVSAMPLVDQTSKGAEEGEERHGRPSVEPSFLLGAKAEAGLFPGAKVGDPAKEGSSDRSKEAGGGSSVFASGQGSSAKPPKRGSDGKSKVAVPVPEQPVQAKFAANEGPLPKGAGLEYGGEELEFVDENRNIKSLPLGHPLLWEENTMRLFGPLALPGAADLDEVAFRNQGVGCPFLEHAGKEAGELRKELLFPAEILEDASGGDRKSQDELQDDLAKLQDKEAMIEASLLAKAGDETREKRNKGKRPLSEQNAPLGKDGVLGPIPAQDGGTSLLDETRGSERSFSSLSWKEEQKMPAAAQNAGKEGSGSVGQETNSPPAECPPPWENKSEAAALWALTDMLVGGNAQLGENKKISKCLQSLGNEAGPDKALEDVPVEEVASTCKAKDPPQHLGQDSVTEPVHSPPVQAASKEEADRAGDMQGLELEAGQGTEPVLQTVADRGDPVARETKKEERAKAPNQIKGYMRPTKSRGLPPPPPPRAAAQEYDRRRTAKSDAVSLHRQEKAKPPEIKPAVAEVAATTTVNDIAAPPSKELPPSPEKKTKPSASTPAVKSAAVKSKPVPTTTAPTKRPASATPAQNKKATSPTASPTAATTTPKRPATSTTRPSTLTPKEVKPKGTEGKSLEKRTSPSKPPSSAATPRPGVKSSPATPRPSTALTSTNASSPRSTPSSPPKRPSTIKTDARSTDAKKTTAKSPSADPSYPKSAPTFSSTKSSATTPTTASPALPVTAASRPKPKPAAPKLPGTASTAADSKKASTLKVTPKPSPVPKPPRPPTSVSAPDLKNIRSKIGSTDNIKHQPGGGKAKVERKAESAGAARKPELNAVSKMATTKTAVTKEGAPKQPNGKVQIVSKKANYSHVQSKCGSKDNIKHVPGGGNVPNAPRPASGTHSRPSTAPKPSQGSVNVQILNKKIDLSKVSSKCGSKANIKHKPGGGDVKIENQKLNFKEKAQAKVGSLDNVGHVPAGGTVKTEGGEEAAPQSGAVTTPPPGSSAMQENGVGPAAPTQGSGDQRGIQCFDTHIQETN
- the MAP4 gene encoding microtubule-associated protein 4 isoform X8, with amino-acid sequence MADFDHNLSLADALTEPPPQIEEEVKRDFIATLEAEKFDDVIGETVGKTDYVPLLDDDDPKAGNQETKTKPHADSVPVERTPVTGQAAVVENGDHGLEGSRKVSPGKIMEEKLSYKEFLDRNDSWTMDDRDRCFDTQPAFKPVDMTEPFKMHREDVLSDLLLLPPEMMNVPPLGDYFGASQEVHAPYGAAGVLEQPPQPPANIFDPSTFLAVDSEAESLLNQSQAAPAREMGPPEDFWLGTQHVVEGQGLPFFESPVPNKYPDAAEMHLPGSFVTGLMDLTGELQAPQTKQVTPIASPGGGAGPALEVEELLGFEPAFDHRALSPKEAVAASPDAAVVKEQKAKAPEPTALGGGSSPVQEKEERKPSTGRHTEKEASSQSPHPKAEKVASEPLPSPEEEERKESPGPQTEQTTAKPLASQQVEGSKPSPTLRMEESKPLDQKAEHQAASPTRGPEKVEESKAPLSKQVQEATPTPPPAPQMEEALVSPAQPAEKVAESKVSPGPVPASREEPSSSSQPMEPVSVQERPDEKQQPPSPSKPTDRPEEPLQLPPATFEEHLPEPTSQAAELKESAAFGQPKPDPKEPLPGKPVLVPAAVDKPKEAPEPHPDPPQKVPQEEPAGVPPTQVRQANKSSEHRRSGRAKPARRPVMDAPEELLVGLQAQRTHDQEESLISREESDYIAGTSPRSKAPHRKATGQPFEFAEAPRGVLLESWDSEALAALKKKKKKTKQKRNQPARAVETWEENSERWVSEPRKFEVPLAEPCKNTEEVTSAASPEGVCKATSKLGVGWEPLDSQNLSLTSAKEEQVLQTESSFQLGLEAKTGGFVHVETTSNKSLKSRRKEPTEERLRHRTEQNKQGSPLPPPAQTSPVEMSFSGKLEGHPPKNRETRSAVSKDIEVAPVELPLPGGEAAPESLAPGKGLVEEKLQQRERPGEEAAKTPAEAKTQGVPKEERCPGKTKGREPATTGASPTAELSLGSSKGSRPVKTEKLDGGSAEVPSALKLRSETIQPQAPVKAVDSMKESFPDVHKGGGSSPLEQPPGAITRIGSDLPKKRGSNGKSKKAKNGSDQRLFTLDQATMGAEEVQAPSGTGLPAKSIEVGSSSMKESKMTAPSSEGAGEKRSSGGKSRSAAARRSLGPAFFLGTESSTGRLSAEMGKADQTAAQTSGSKEAADLLAADVTKPLVLAAPSLLEKPKAVSASKSDWVDFSSPAYPFISAAPIREGECPAPLEDTAQTKEVGMSAKGEGPSVTSLEGPTVADPGLPLSTAKPKKRTGDGRSKKTGKSHLEQPFQPETTSGNKPTRKTDGLQEVDSANESPVHRGAPWLEQLVQGKELSSADDKQGASSEPLTEDTSGVLRTDVSPTELAAAGQELNQAEDSPSISKDQGKGLDCLAKDAQEEGSVSAMPLVDQTSKGAEEGEERHGRPSVEPSFLLGAKAEAGLFPGAKVGDPAKEGSSDRSKEAGGGSSVFASGQGSSAKPPKRGSDGKSKVAVPVPEQPVQAKFAANEGPLPKGAGLEYGGEELEFVDENRNIKSLPLGHPLLWEENTMRLFGPLALPGAADLDEVAFRNQGVGCPFLEHAGKEAGELRKELLFPAEILEDASGGDRKSQDELQDDLAKLQDKEAMIEASLLAKAGDETREKRNKGKRPLSEQNAPLGKDGVLGPIPAQDGGTSLLDETRGSERSFSSLSWKEEQKMPAAAQNAGKEGSGSVGQETNSPPAECPPPWENKSEAAALWALTDMLVGGNAQLGENKKISKCLQSLGNEAGPDKALEDVPVEEVASTCKAKDPPQHLGQDSVTEPVHSPPVQAASKEEADRAGDMQGLELEAGQGTEPVLQTVADRGDPVARETKKEERAKAPNQIKGYMRPTKSRGLPPPPPPRAAAQEYDRRRTAKSDAVSLHRQEKAKPPEIKPAVAEVAATTTVNDIAAPPSKELPPSPEKKTKPSASTPAVKSAAVKSKPVPTTTAPTKRPASATPAQNKKATSPTASPTAATTTPKRPATSTTRPSTLTPKEVKPKGTEGKSLEKRTSPSKPPSSAATPRPGVKSSPATPRPSTALTSTNASSPRSTPSSPPKRPSTIKTDARSTDAKKTTAKSPSADPSYPKSAPTFSSTKSSATTPTTASPALPVTAASRPKPKPAAPKLPGTASTAADSKKASTLKVTPKPSPVPKPPRPPTSVSAPDLKNIRSKIGSTDNIKHQPGGGKVQIVSKKANYSHVQSKCGSKDNIKHVPGGGNVQILNKKIDLSKVSSKCGSKANIKHKPGGGDVKIENQKLNFKEKAQAKVGSLDNVGHVPAGGTVKTEGGEEAAPQSGAVTTPPPGSSAMQENGVGPAAPTQGSGDQRGIQCFDTHIQETN
- the MAP4 gene encoding microtubule-associated protein 4 isoform X7; amino-acid sequence: MADFDHNLSLADALTEPPPQIEEEVKRDFIATLEAEKFDDVIGETVGKTDYVPLLDDDDPKAGNQETKTKPHADSVPVERTPVTGQAAVVENGDHGLEGSRKVSPGKIMEEKLSYKEFLDRNDSWTMDDRDRCFDTQPAFKPVDMTEPFKMHREDVLSDLLLLPPEMMNVPPLGDYFGASQEVHAPYGAAGVLEQPPQPPANIFDPSTFLAVDSEAESLLNQSQAAPAREMGPPEDFWLGTQHVVEGQGLPFFESPVPNKYPDAAEMHLPGSFVTGLMDLTGELQAPQTKQVTPIASPGGGAGPALEVEELLGFEPAFDHRALSPKEAVAASPDAAVVKEQKAKAPEPTALGGGSSPVQEKEERKPSTGRHTEKEASSQSPHPKAEKVASEPLPSPEEEERKESPGPQTEQTTAKPLASQQVEGSKPSPTLRMEESKPLDQKAEHQAASPTRGPEKVEESKAPLSKQVQEATPTPPPAPQMEEALVSPAQPAEKVAESKVSPGPVPASREEPSSSSQPMEPVSVQERPDEKQQPPSPSKPTDRPEEPLQLPPATFEEHLPEPTSQAAELKESAAFGQPKPDPKEPLPGKPVLVPAAVDKPKEAPEPHPDPPQKVPQEEPAGVPPTQVRQANKSSEHRRSGRAKPARRPVMDAPEELLVGLQAQRTHDQEESLISREESDYIAGTSPRSKAPHRKATGQPFEFAEAPRGVLLESWDSEALAALKKKKKKTKQKRNQPARAVETWEENSERWVSEPRKFEVPLAEPCKNTEEVTSAASPEGVCKATSKLGVGWEPLDSQNLSLTSAKEEQVLQTESSFQLGLEAKTGGFVHVETTSNKSLKSRRKEPTEERLRHRTEQNKQGSPLPPPAQTSPVEMSFSGKLEGHPPKNRETRSAVSKDIEVAPVELPLPGGEAAPESLAPGKGLVEEKLQQRERPGEEAAKTPAEAKTQGVPKEERCPGKTKGREPATTGASPTAELSLGSSKGSRPVKTEKLDGGSAEVPSALKLRSETIQPQAPVKAVDSMKESFPDVHKGGGSSPLEQPPGAITRIGSDLPKKRGSNGKSKKAKNGSDQRLFTLDQATMGAEEVQAPSGTGLPAKSIEVGSSSMKESKMTAPSSEGAGEKRSSGGKSRSAAARRSLGPAFFLGTESSTGRLSAEMGKADQTAAQTSGSKEAADLLAADVTKPLVLAAPSLLEKPKAVSASKSDWVDFSSPAYPFISAAPIREGECPAPLEDTAQTKEVGMSAKGEGPSVTSLEGPTVADPGLPLSTAKPKKRTGDGRSKKTGKSHLEQPFQPETTSGNKPTRKTDGLQEVDSANESPVHRGAPWLEQLVQGKELSSADDKQGASSEPLTEDTSGVLRTDVSPTELAAAGQELNQAEDSPSISKDQGKGLDCLAKDAQEEGSVSAMPLVDQTSKGAEEGEERHGRPSVEPSFLLGAKAEAGLFPGAKVGDPAKEGSSDRSKEAGGGSSVFASGQGSSAKPPKRGSDGKSKVAVPVPEQPVQAKFAANEGPLPKGAGLEYGGEELEFVDENRNIKSLPLGHPLLWEENTMRLFGPLALPGAADLDEVAFRNQGVGCPFLEHAGKEAGELRKELLFPAEILEDASGGDRKSQDELQDDLAKLQDKEAMIEASLLAKAGDETREKRNKGKRPLSEQNAPLGKDGVLGPIPAQDGGTSLLDETRGSERSFSSLSWKEEQKMPAAAQNAGKEGSGSVGQETNSPPAECPPPWENKSEAAALWALTDMLVGGNAQLGENKKISKCLQSLGNEAGPDKALEDVPVEEVASTCKAKDPPQHLGQDSVTEPVHSPPVQAASKEEADRAGDMQGLELEAGQGTEPVLQTVADRGDPVARETKKEERAKAPNQIKGYMRPTKSRGLPPPPPPRAAAQEYDRRRTAKSDAVSLHRQEKAKPPEIKPAVAEVAATTTVNDIAAPPSKELPPSPEKKTKPSASTPAVKSAAVKSKPVPTTTAPTKRPASATPAQNKKATSPTASPTAATTTPKRPATSTTRPSTLTPKEVKPKGTEGKSLEKRTSPSKPPSSAATPRPGVKSSPATPRPSTALTSTNASSPRSTPSSPPKRPSTIKTDARSTDAKKTTAKSPSADPSYPKSAPTFSSTKSSATTPTTASPALPVTAASRPKPKPAAPKLPGTASTAADSKKASTLKVTPKPSPVPKPPRPPTSVSAPDLKNIRSKIGSTDNIKHQPGGGKAKVERKAESAGAARKPELNAVSKMATTKTAVTKEGAPKQPNGKVQILNKKIDLSKVSSKCGSKANIKHKPGGGDVKIENQKLNFKEKAQAKVGSLDNVGHVPAGGTVKTEGGEEAAPQSGAVTTPPPGSSAMQENGVGPAAPTQGSGDQRGIQCFDTHIQETN